A single Plasmodium malariae genome assembly, chromosome: 6 DNA region contains:
- the PmUG01_06010700 gene encoding zinc finger protein, putative yields MCKYALINKCDRGENCTFAHDISELRIKPDMRKTKLCKSYILGKCTDHNCIYAHSVNELREVGKPAICQLHREGADDNMNNDRIINNINKNRNKNSNKNSNKNSNKNSNKNSDNKSNKNSNKNSNKNSDNKSNKNNFKIKGRCIKGNQCRFAHSINDINTKLVQFYDSEENMTEAEVEAEIEAESSSISNFINCLHTINNEKPTKINRIKGYEDIIRRESSGEVLDPMNAKRKSELWEVNINRNNNDTSSYSSVFSNSSNTYNNSNGNNNSSNDSNNNINSNNSNINNRNNNNRNSDNNWNSNNSNLVGHDKTNNTIVRSMNRASLVRHSSPCNILLNEHISPPLLYRKEKKENFFLNHKNLKNTKLCAISIGPSNSSKKNNNNGGNNSGNNNSGNNNIGGTNSNGSNSGCNNQYSSYDHDNLLLGRSSSKKNSLLPQSVNSRSGIRSMKKGSISVHYSGHTNTNNNRNYSMHSSSRNMVNRRINENVVAASNGNAVADWDENMVSPLNLQSFLSFNFPERSENNNSNNSVNSRNNKMNGRDIISYELMKNLDKIERSLKDCLTVDTNKECSSWYNSPGNVIVDDDDVHDIRSNRDIVNNSGNSLLLNYNMCNKNQKSMFNLNEFISNTNCLNSRGNVCSMTDDQVYMNKDILMHDRFSTNNLNKNDISASTLRTSEELNEKEEEGKFSLLYNYSEKGITGSSKKRSRGVCIGTSDAPISNTSSECAVGECAVGECVVGECAVDGCTVGGCAVSASSRSCGQRITGNDTSTNNNNRSGHGNILSIMSKNNASLNYYYNMDKSLKYSGGFISYKEGNQVDETMNTSCSIIGGNPSLTDDARVNIAPSESAEDVANFSNDVKKGLKKGSEKDGDVDVNVDLDSDLDVDADVDADADVDADIDLVITKGQRRKDDKCMMHLFYDSSIASNTKSNVDSMKKPFENTESFNYYMNVESEKTKQQFFGSFSTYLNEKEKIKNSLHTTDNNITDGNELGSAYKYESQTNEEGVEEHCDESSTLKRSKTNESIIYCKSMGDGRNATISLIDDGNQAEGKGNSCNERYSQGEEHREMEEQHNMMEEKRNTMEEKSYRSDDTYRKRNEEEERESENKLNMEDIKNNPAIYNFEKEILDNDISSVLEYKPMINNMNHVKCVNCVNCVNYDDLVNDVCNKEEQSRKHIKCGNNIMKEVSYENFDKIFVSENNEYVSGAFNNNKWNGSDDMNKRNHLKGLIKYMNHLNINNGPFVHANGNDVHVACEKSNRGFTIKNDDCSCLAGADNNGGSNRSYLNGGSVIGRDINYGKINKRSSDDIHNGSSNSNENESSRYNFRNDEENSSARTDKNSSATRVSDINLNNKENSYYYEERETIDYQKKTYDRKDSICTRNDESIINSVFNAVAGVIHSYKNRDNASNEVGNASNEVGNASNEVGNASNEVVGNSSSQIGNASSQIGNSSNLVGDTLHMSTFVTNTNSNILMSLLNDRIAQNGGNANSYKGSVEIGTNGNILTDVVYEENKHVRNYNNDRSNMMVSEYGSGSSGTAVSVKVSGGRSGGGQNRVKEEIYAYNNDNKYIKEIEEEQTNPCFYNNSKEENEHFSNYNILELYDETKSFIYSNRTNRKEGEEEEDDSNAFCYNYKIPSVVSIMNNKRIDNRDCYNVNDRKDIKNNSFNHIASYVKREESSIGKEAEASGNAQNEKKNNIPIVNIGDPKIVDSVKSKDHVLTYDKNLKKEKNAIPFVDIVRDKATNNSVWMRAGKNRIYDIDLNCLLSVGCSGVDEHNENNKNSQNSHNSQNNQNSQNNQNSQNSRNSQNNSQNNQNSQNSRNSQNNQNSQNSRNSQNSQNSQNNQNSQNSRNSQNSYLNKLDTKDFFFYRMNNFETSSISNNTNTGTTGGANNPFFFNNNNKNKGNIMNKDNIMNKSNIMNKDKILDKDETNNFYANDSVLHCTIMQEKGIFSDNNFDSIDTHINEDADNYVNAVSASVDERNLFVNSDAVTGAGTGTDTINAGATATSNATNDKNNSKSNFLTNDVFAQSGGNVLVDSYDGKGCDVGRYMYDDNLFYNSAYGNSRYGSSVYEDSMYVNHVNEKGHNSNSHLGKNKIPFFDFMKDGYHTFLESNTNNGNTNNGNTNNGNTNNGNTNNGNTNNNNNSALLLSSSSLSLFNCNVPENEEEDTTDKWAMENSVFRSTALNNNSSCYDNFSFENKYFSNDDDGFCVDYSPGLNFSFLNKNE; encoded by the exons ATGTGTAAATACGCATTGATAAACAAGTGCGACAGAGGAGAGAACTGCACATTTGCCCATGATATAAGCGAGCTAAGAATAAAACCTGATATGAGAAAAACGAAGTTGTGTAAGAGCTACATTCTAG GTAAGTGTACCGAccataattgtatatatgccCACTCGGTTAATGAGCTCAGGGAAGTTGGGAAGCCTGCCATTTGTCAGCTGCATAGAGAAGGTGCGGATGATAACATGAACAACGACAGAATTATCAACAATATCaacaaaaatagaaataagaATAGCAATAAGAATAGCAATAAGAATAGCAATAAGAATAGCAATAAGAATAGCGATAATAAAAGCAATAAGAATAGCAATAAGAATAGCAATAAGAATAGCGATAATAAAAGCAATAAGAATAACTTTAAGATTAAGg GTAGATGCATTAAGGGAAACCAGTGCCGCTTTGCCCACTcgataaatgatataaacaCAAAGTTGGTTCAATTTTACGACAGTGAAGAGAACATGACTGAAGCAGAAGTAGAAGCAGAAATAGAAGCAGAAAGTAGTAGCATATCAAATTTCATTAATTGTTTACACACGATAAACAATGAAAAGCCGACCAAGATAAATAGGATAAAAGGATATGAAGATATAATAAGAAGAGAAAGTAGTGGGGAAGTTTTAGATCCTATGAATGCAAAAAGAAAGAGTGAATTATGGGAAGTAAATATTAACAGGAATAATAATGACACTAGCTCATATTCATCCGTTTTTTCCAACTCGAGCAATACATATAACAATAGTAacggtaataataatagtagtaacgacagcaataataatattaacagtaacaatagtaatattaataatcgtaataataacaacagGAACAGCGATAACAACTGgaacagtaataatagtaatctTGTGGGACACGATAAAACGAACAATACCATTGTGAGGAGTATGAATAGAGCAAGTTTAGTAAGACATTCATCCCCCTGCAATATTTTGCTGAATGAGCATATAAGCCCCCCTCTGTTATatagaaaagagaaaaaagaaaatttttttttgaatcataaaaatttaaaaaatactaaatTGTGTGCTATAAGTATTGGTCCCAGTAACAGCAGCAAGAAGAACAATAACAACGGTGGAAATAATAGCGGCAATAACAACAGCGGTAATAACAATATCGGCGGAACTAATAGTAATGGAAGCAACAGTGGGTGTAACAACCAGTACTCGTCTTATGATCATGACAACCTGTTGTTAGGGAGAAGCAGCAGCAAGAAGAATAGTCTTTTACCGCAAAGTGTTAACAGCAGATCGGGCATAAGGAGCATGAAAAAGGGATCGATCAGTGTTCACTACAGTGGTCATACTAATACAAACAATAATAGAAATTATAGCATGCATAGTAGCAGTAGAAACATGGTAAACAGACGCATAAATGAGAATGTAGTAGCGGCTTCAAATGGAAACGCAGTAGCAGATTGGGATGAAAACATGGTATCCCCTTTAAATTTGCAATcgtttttatcttttaatttcCCTGAACGATCAGAAAATAACAACTCAAATAATAGTGTAAATAGCAGGAATAACAAGATGAATGGTCGAGATATCATAAGTTATGAACTAATGAAAAACTTAGATAAAATAGAAAGAAGTTTAAAAGATTGTTTAACGGTAGATACTAATAAAGAGTGCTCTTCTTGGTATAATTCTCCTGGGAATGTTATTgttgatgatgatgatgtaCATGATATTCGTAGTAATAGAGATATAGTGAATAACTCGGGAAATAGTTTATTACTTAACTACAATATGTGTAATAAAAATCAAAAGAGTATGTTCAACTTAAATGAGTTCATTTCTAATACTAATTGTCTTAACAGTAGAGGAAATGTATGCAGTATGACAGATGATCAggtatatatgaacaaagaTATATTAATGCACGACAGATTTTCTACGAACAACTTGAACAAGAACGACATTTCCGCGTCAACGTTACGTACCTCTGAAGAGTTAAACgaaaaagaggaagaagGAAAGTTTAGTCTGTTGTACAACTACAGCGAAAAGGGGATAACTGGTTCGAGTAAGAAGCGGAGTAGGGGTGTGTGTATCGGTACTAGCGATGCACCCATAAGTAATACAAGCAGTGAATGCGCAGTAGGTGAATGCGCAGTAGGTGAATGCGTAGTAGGTGAATGCGCAGTAGATGGTTGTACAGTAGGTGGTTGTGCAGTAAGTGCTAGCTCACGAAGTTGCGGGCAAAGGATAACAGGTAATGATACTAGCACTAATAACAACAACAGAAGTGGGCATGGGAATATACTCAGCATAATGAGTAAAAATAATGCCTCTTTAAACTACTACTATAATATGGATAAATCGTTGAAGTATTCTGGGGGATTCATATCATATAAGGAGGGGAATCAAGTGGACGAGACGATGAATACTAGTTGTAGTATCATTGGAGGAAATCCCAGTCTTACGGACGATGCGAGAGTGAACATTGCTCCATCTGAAAGTGCTGAGGATGTAGCAAATTTTTCCAATGATGTGAAAAAAGGCTTAAAAAAGGGAAGCGAAAAGGATGGAGATGTGGATGTAAATGTAGATTTAGATTCAGATTTAGATGTAGATGCAGATGTAGATGCTGATGCAGATGTAGATGCAGATATAGATTTAGTAATAACGAAAGGACAGAGAAGAAAAGACGACAAGTGCATGATGCACCTTTTCTATGATAGTAGTATAGCGTCAAATACCAAATCCAACGTTGACAGTATGAAGAAACCATTCGAGAACACTGaaagttttaattattatatgaatgtGGAAAGTGAAAAGACGAAGCAGCAGTTCTTTGGGAGTTTTAGTACATATctaaatgaaaaggaaaaaattaagaacaGTTTGCATACCACAGATAATAATATCACTGATGGTAACGAATTAGGGAGTGCATACAAATATGAAAGTCAAACAAATGAAGAAGGAGTAGAAGAGCATTGTGATGAGAGTAGCACTTTAAAAAGGAGTAAAACGAATGagagtataatatattgtaaatcTATGGGAGATGGAAGGAATGCAACTATTAGTCTGATAGATGATGGAAATCAAGCAGAGGGGAAGGGAAACAGCTGTAATGAAAGGTACTCACAGGGGGAGGAACACAGAGAAATGGAAGAACAGCACAATATGATGGAGGAGAAGAGAAATACGATGGAGGAAAAATCCTATCGAAGTGATGATACTTATAGGAAGAGAAACGAAGAGGAGGAAAGAGAAAGCGAGAATAAGTTGAACATGGAGGACATTAAGAACAATCCAGCCATATATAATTtcgaaaaagaaatattagaTAATGATATATCATCTGTATTAGAATATAAACCCATGATCAACAATATGAACCATGTAAAGTGTGTAAACTGTGTAAACTGTGTAAACTATGATGACTTAGTTAATGATGTTTGTAATAAGGAGGAACAATCGAGGAAGCACATAAAATGTgggaataatataatgaaagaaGTAAGCTATGAGAATTTTGACAAAATATTTGTAtctgaaaataatgaatatgtaAGTGGTGCATTTAATAACAACAAGTGGAATGGTAGCGATGATATGAATAAAAGAAACCATCTAAAGGGgctcataaaatatatgaaccatttaaatataaataatggaCCTTTTGTGCACGCAAATGGAAATGATGTACATGTTGCATGTGAAAAAAGCAATAGAGGGTTTACTATCAAGAATGATGACTGTTCCTGTTTAGCAGGTGCCGACAATAATGGTGGTTCGAACAGGAGTTATTTGAACGGAGGAAGTGTGATCGGCAGAGATATAAACTATGGTAAGATAAACAAACGTAGCAGTGATGATATTCATAATGGTAGTAGTAACAGCAATGAGAATGAATCGAGTAGGTACAACTTTAGGAATGACGAGGAGAATAGCAGCGCGAGGACTGATAAGAATAGCAGTGCCACTCGGGTTAGTGATATAAACCTTAACAACAAGGAGAATAGTTACTACTATGAGGAAAGAGAAACAATAGATTATCAGAAGAAGACTTATGACAGGAAAGATTCTATCTGTACACGAAATGATGaaagtattattaatagCGTCTTTAACGCTGTTGCTGGGGTTATTCATAGTTACAAGAATAGGGATAATGCTTCCAATGAAGTCGGTAATGCTTCCAATGAAGTCGGTAATGCTTCCAATGAAGTCGGTAATGCTTCCAATGAAGTCG TCGGTAATTCTTCCAGTCAAATCGGTAATGCTTCCAGTCAAATCGGTAATTCTTCCAACCTAGTGGGTGATACACTCCACATGTCCACATTCGTTACAAATACgaatagtaatattttaatgagtTTATTAAATGATAGAATTGCACAGAACGGGGGAAATGCAAATTCTTATAAAGGGAGTGTAGAAATAGGTACCAATGGAAATATACTTACGGATGTAGTCTATGAGGAAAATAAGCATGTGAGGAATTACAATAATGATCGATCAAATATGATGGTAAGTGAATATGGTAGTGGTAGTAGTGGTACCGCTGTAAGTGTAAAAGTTAGTGGTGGTAGGAGCGGGGGTGGCCAGAATAGAGTGAAAGAAGAAATATACGCTTATAACAATGACAATAAGtacataaaagaaatagaagaGGAGCAGACCAACCCCTGTTTTTACAATAACAGTAAGGAAGAGAATGaacatttttcaaattacaatattttgGAGTTGTATGACGAAAcaaaaagttttatatattcaaacaGGACGAACAGAAAAGAAGgagaagaagaagaggatGACAGTAACGcattttgttataattataaaattccGAGTGTTGTATctataatgaataataaaagaattgaTAATAGGGATTGTTATAATGTCAATGATAGAAAAGACATAAagaataattcttttaatcaTATTGCTTCTTACGTTAAAAGGGAAGAGAGTAGTATAGGTAAAGAAGCAGAAGCTAGTGGAAATGcgcaaaatgaaaaaaagaataatattccTATTGTCAACATAGGAGATCCCAAAATAGTAGACTCTGTAAAGAGTAAGGATCACGTACTGAcgtatgataaaaatttgaaaaaggaaaaaaatgcaaTTCCGTTTGTGGACATAGTTAGGGATAAAGCTACAAATAATAGCGTTTGGATGAGGGCAGGTAAGAATAGAATATATGATATAGACCTGAACTGTTTATTGTCAGTGGGTTGTTCTGGAGTGGATGAGCATAACGAGAATAACAAGAATAGTCAGAATAGCCATAATAGTCAGAACAATCAGAATAGTCAGAACAATCAGAATAGTCAGAACAGCCGGAATAGTCAGAACAATAGTCAGAACAATCAGAATAGTCAAAACAGCCGGAATAGTCAGAACAATCAGAATAGTCAGAACAGCCGGAATAGTCAGAACAGTCAGAATAGTCAGAACAATCAGAATAGTCAGAACAGCCGAAATAGTCAGAATAGTTATTTGAACAAACTTGACACAAaagatttctttttttaccgCATGAACAATTTCGAAACGTCGTCCATATCAAATAACACAAACACAGGTACGACTGGCGGAGCGAacaatccttttttttttaataataataataaaaataagggtaatattatgaataaagacaatattatgaacaaaagtaatattatgaataaagaCAAAATTTTGGACAAAGATGaaactaataatttttatgctaATGATAGCGTACTACATTGTACCATTATGCAGGAAAAAGGAATTTTCAGTGATAACAACTTTGATAGTATagatacacatataaatgaGGATGCAGATAATTACGTAAACGCTGTCAGTGCATCTGTAGATGAAAGAAATCTCTTTGTTAACAGCGATGCAGTTACTGGAGCTGGTACTGGTACTGATACTATTAATGCAGGCGCTACTGCTACAAGTAATGCTACAAATGATAAAAACAACTCCAagtcaaattttttaacgaATGATGTGTTTGCACAAAGCGGAGGAAATGTGCTTGTCGATTCGTATGATGGAAAGGGATGTGATGTAGGGAGATACATGTATGAcgataatttgttttataacaGTGCTTATGGAAACAGTAGATATGGAAGTAGTGTGTATGAAGACAGTATGTATGTCAACCATGTGAATGAGAAAGGgcataatagtaatagtcaTCTGGGTAAAAACAAGATACCCTTTTTCGATTTTATGAAAGATGGCTACCATACCTTTTTGGAaagtaatacaaataatggtaatacaaataatggtaatacaaataatggtaatacaaataatggtaatacaaataatggtaatacaaataataataataacagtgcGTTACTATTATCATCCTCTTCCTTGTCTTTATTCAATTGCAATGTACCCGAAAATGAGGAGGAAGACACTACTGATAAGTGGGCGATGGAAAATAGTGTATTCCGAAGTACtgctttaaataataattcctCTTGTTATGATAACTTTTcctttgaaaataaatatttttctaatgaTGATGACGGTTTTTGTGTTGACTATTCGCCAGGCTTGAACTTTAgctttttaaacaaaaatgagTAG